AAAGTTGTTGACGGGTGGTATTGGCATCAAGGCCACTGGCATTTTGGTTGATAATATTCGAATTCAAATCTAAAAAGGTTGTAAATTCTGCTTCGGTGATCGAGGAATTGCCAACCTCAACCAAGACTTTGGATTGGCTGGTAGTAATTTCACTACCACAGCCTGCTAGGATTGCGATTACCAAACAGAGCAGCAACCACTGGGCGTGTCGTCGCATGAGCGAAAATCCTCCACATTCTTGAAATGCTAAATTATATATCTCATTGATACCGCAGCCATGGCCGCTTGTCAAACGCCAAGCGAGACAGCCGTAGTTCGACTGCCTCGCTTAAGCTAGTTAATTGGTTGATTTAGGCGTATTCTGGCTGGCCTGGCACTGGAAATGCCGCGCACAATTCGCGTACTTCGCCAGCAATTTTGGCTTGTAGGCTCTTGTTACCCAATTCACGCACGATTTGGCCGACCCAAACCGCAATTTGGCGCATTTCGTTTGGCCCAAAGCCCTGGGTCGTCGCAGCAGGCGTACCAAAGCGCAAGCCGCTGGCCGTCATTGGTGGCTTGGGATCGAATGGAATGGCGTTTTTGTTGACGGTGATGCCAGCATGGTCAAGGGCTTTTTCAGCGTCTTTGCCTGTGGCATTCACGGGAGTCAAATCGACCAGCAATAGGTGGTTATCGGTGCCACCGCTAACGATTCGCAAGCCTTCATTGGTCAAGGCTTCGGCCAAAACTTTAGCATTTTCGACTACGCGCCGCATATAGTCGCGATATTCAGGTTGCAGCGCTTCACCAAATGCCACGGCTTTCGCCGCGATCACATGCATCAACGGGCCACCTTGCACGCCGGGAAATACGGTTTTATCGATATTTTTGCCATGCTCAGCACTGCACATAATCATGCCACCACGCGGGCCGCGCAGGGTTTTGTGAGTAGTGGTCGTGACGTATTGGGCCACGCCGATTGGCGATGGGTGCAAACCTGCAGCGACAAGACCCGCAATGTGAGCAATATCGGCCATCAAAATTGCCCCAACATTGTCGGCAATCGTGCGTAGCAAATCGAAATTGATCACCCGAGGGTAAGCGCTGGCCCCACAAATAATCATTTTGGGCTGGGTTTTGTGGGCAATCTCGGCAACTTCTTCATAATCGATCTGTTCGGTTTCGCGATCAACGCCATAGCCGTGAATCTCATACGATTTGCCCGAGAAGTTGAGTGGATGACCATGGGTTAAGTGGCCGCCATGAGCCAAACTCATGCCCAAGACGCG
The Herpetosiphon gulosus genome window above contains:
- the glyA gene encoding serine hydroxymethyltransferase encodes the protein MDVLRQQDPDLAQAIDSEAERQRHGIELIASENYVSTAVLAAQGSVLTNKYAEGYSRKRYYGGCEFVDVAEDLAIKRAKQLFGAEHVNVQPHSGAQANMAVQLATLEHGDRVLGMSLAHGGHLTHGHPLNFSGKSYEIHGYGVDRETEQIDYEEVAEIAHKTQPKMIICGASAYPRVINFDLLRTIADNVGAILMADIAHIAGLVAAGLHPSPIGVAQYVTTTTHKTLRGPRGGMIMCSAEHGKNIDKTVFPGVQGGPLMHVIAAKAVAFGEALQPEYRDYMRRVVENAKVLAEALTNEGLRIVSGGTDNHLLLVDLTPVNATGKDAEKALDHAGITVNKNAIPFDPKPPMTASGLRFGTPAATTQGFGPNEMRQIAVWVGQIVRELGNKSLQAKIAGEVRELCAAFPVPGQPEYA